From a single Sinomonas atrocyanea genomic region:
- a CDS encoding sugar phosphate isomerase/epimerase family protein encodes MKLALDPTPFHATHSLLEFPALAAELGYEYLQMTPHRDFIPFFTHPKADDELVREFRKACADARVQVASVLPVLRWSGPDETLREAAVRYWKRAIRITADLGCTQMNTEFSGRPEKPEESEACFYKSMEELLPVFEREGVHVAIDPHPDDFVEEGLAALRVIRGLNSPNVGMVYVASHTFHMKDEPLQIMRAAGERIRVVHVSDTMDHHASHGLRYITNPPGNDVRVHQHLRIGDGDVNWDEFFGGLAEIGFLDREDTVMVSSVFAENENAAEVSRYQLAQMAERSGRARAARAGEPARAHA; translated from the coding sequence GTGAAGCTCGCCCTCGACCCCACGCCGTTCCACGCGACGCACTCGCTGCTCGAGTTCCCGGCCCTTGCGGCCGAGCTCGGGTACGAGTACCTCCAGATGACGCCCCACCGGGACTTCATCCCCTTCTTCACGCATCCGAAGGCCGACGACGAACTCGTGCGCGAGTTCCGCAAGGCCTGCGCAGACGCCCGCGTGCAGGTGGCCTCCGTCCTCCCGGTCCTGCGCTGGTCCGGGCCGGACGAGACGCTGCGCGAGGCCGCCGTGCGGTACTGGAAGCGCGCCATCCGGATCACGGCGGACCTCGGCTGCACCCAGATGAACACCGAGTTCTCCGGGCGCCCCGAGAAGCCGGAGGAGTCCGAGGCCTGCTTCTACAAGTCCATGGAGGAGCTCCTGCCGGTCTTCGAGCGCGAGGGCGTCCACGTGGCGATCGATCCGCACCCGGACGACTTCGTCGAGGAGGGCCTGGCCGCGCTGCGTGTGATCCGGGGCCTCAACTCCCCGAACGTCGGCATGGTCTACGTCGCCTCGCACACCTTCCACATGAAGGACGAGCCGCTGCAGATCATGCGCGCCGCGGGAGAGCGGATCCGGGTAGTGCACGTCTCCGACACCATGGACCACCACGCCTCCCACGGCCTGCGGTACATCACGAACCCGCCGGGCAACGACGTGCGCGTGCACCAGCACCTCAGGATCGGCGACGGCGACGTCAACTGGGACGAGTTCTTCGGCGGCCTGGCCGAGATCGGCTTCCTGGACCGCGAGGACACCGTCATGGTCTCGAGCGTCTTCGCCGAGAACGAGAACGCAGCCGAGGTCTCCCGCTACCAGCTCGCCCAGATGGCCGAGCGTTCCGGGCGTGCCCGCGCGGCGCGTGCCGGGGAGCCGGCCCGCGCGCACGCGTAG
- a CDS encoding Gfo/Idh/MocA family protein, whose amino-acid sequence MAENLRVAVIGAGRMGADHIHRLHTRIHGAEVAAVVDIDLDRAQAAIAEIPGAKAYATAAEAYESGDVNAVLIATPGFLHEAALLEALERDIPILCEKPLTPDAASAWKIVEAEQKLGRQRIQVGFMRRFDAEYAALGGMVRSGELGELLMLHCRHRNPDTPPGFTNEMLINDSVVHEFDVIRYLTGEEITSVQVRLGKATSKAPSGQHDPQHVLIDTASGVLVDVEIFVNAQFGYEVATQAAFEDGIVDIGADAGPYVRRAGRWGGQVTPSFIERFGTAYDVEVQSWVDAALRGEIGGPSAWDGYATAACCEAGVEAQKSGERVAVVLNEKPALYAGGAPRAAQ is encoded by the coding sequence ATGGCTGAGAACCTGCGCGTCGCCGTCATCGGCGCCGGCCGCATGGGCGCGGACCACATCCACCGCCTCCACACGCGCATCCACGGCGCCGAGGTGGCCGCGGTGGTCGACATCGACCTTGATCGGGCCCAGGCCGCGATCGCGGAGATCCCGGGGGCGAAGGCCTATGCCACCGCCGCCGAGGCCTACGAGTCCGGCGACGTCAACGCCGTCCTCATTGCCACCCCCGGCTTCCTCCACGAGGCCGCCCTCCTCGAGGCGCTCGAGCGGGACATCCCCATCCTGTGCGAGAAGCCGCTGACCCCGGACGCCGCGTCCGCCTGGAAGATCGTCGAGGCCGAGCAGAAGCTGGGCCGCCAGCGCATCCAGGTCGGCTTCATGCGCCGCTTCGACGCCGAGTACGCGGCACTCGGCGGCATGGTCCGCTCGGGGGAGCTCGGCGAACTGCTCATGCTCCACTGCAGGCACCGCAACCCCGACACCCCTCCGGGCTTCACCAACGAGATGCTCATCAACGACTCCGTGGTGCACGAGTTCGACGTGATCCGGTACCTCACCGGCGAGGAGATCACCTCGGTGCAGGTGCGCCTGGGCAAGGCCACGTCGAAGGCGCCCTCGGGCCAGCACGACCCGCAGCACGTCCTGATCGACACCGCCTCCGGCGTCCTGGTCGACGTCGAGATCTTCGTCAACGCCCAGTTCGGCTACGAGGTGGCCACGCAGGCCGCCTTCGAGGACGGCATCGTGGACATCGGCGCCGACGCCGGACCGTACGTCCGCCGCGCCGGCCGGTGGGGCGGGCAGGTCACGCCGAGCTTCATCGAGCGCTTCGGCACGGCCTATGACGTCGAGGTCCAGTCCTGGGTCGACGCGGCGCTCCGCGGCGAGATCGGCGGCCCGTCGGCGTGGGACGGCTACGCGACCGCTGCCTGCTGCGAGGCGGGAGTCGAGGCGCAGAAGAGCGGCGAGCGGGTCGCCGTCGTCCTCAACGAGAAGCCGGCGCTGTACGCGGGCGGCGCGCCGAGGGCCGCGCAGTGA
- a CDS encoding Cgl0159 family (beta/alpha)8-fold protein, whose translation MREAHDDDPRRYEHLTKIRLEDPQAIARAAKARRRHPGPVLGKQNFIVAADHPARGALAAQGRREAMADRRELLDRLQIALANPAVDGVLASPDIMDDLLLLGALEGKLLFGSMNRGGLAGFVNELDDRFTGHTAEALEALGADGGKMLTRIALGDPATASILENTAKAIDALAAHGLIAMVEPFLSGWVDGKVVNDLSPESVIKSVAIAEGLGSTSAYTWMKLPVVAEMERVMAATTMPTVLLGGDPTGHQDEVFASWGAALALPGVQGLTVGRTLLYPADGDVAGAVAAAASLLHTDEIKPKEASQ comes from the coding sequence CTGCGGGAAGCGCACGACGACGATCCCCGCCGCTACGAGCACCTGACCAAGATCCGGCTCGAGGATCCCCAGGCGATCGCCCGCGCCGCCAAGGCGCGCCGCCGCCACCCCGGGCCCGTGCTCGGCAAGCAGAACTTCATCGTCGCGGCGGACCACCCGGCCCGCGGGGCCCTCGCCGCGCAGGGCCGCCGCGAGGCGATGGCGGACCGGCGGGAGCTGCTCGACCGGCTCCAGATCGCCCTGGCCAACCCGGCCGTGGACGGCGTGCTGGCCAGCCCGGACATCATGGACGACCTCCTGCTCCTGGGCGCGCTCGAGGGCAAGCTCCTCTTCGGGTCGATGAACCGCGGCGGCCTGGCAGGGTTCGTCAACGAGCTTGACGACCGCTTCACCGGCCACACCGCCGAGGCCCTCGAGGCCCTCGGCGCGGACGGCGGCAAGATGCTGACCCGCATCGCGCTCGGCGACCCGGCCACGGCCTCCATCCTCGAGAACACGGCGAAGGCGATCGACGCGCTGGCCGCCCACGGCCTCATCGCGATGGTCGAGCCCTTCCTCTCGGGCTGGGTGGATGGAAAGGTCGTCAACGACCTCTCCCCGGAGTCCGTCATCAAGTCGGTCGCCATCGCGGAGGGCCTCGGTTCCACGAGCGCGTACACGTGGATGAAGCTGCCCGTCGTGGCGGAGATGGAGCGCGTCATGGCCGCGACCACCATGCCCACCGTCCTCCTCGGCGGCGACCCGACCGGGCACCAGGACGAGGTCTTCGCCTCCTGGGGCGCGGCGCTGGCCCTCCCCGGCGTCCAGGGCCTGACCGTGGGCCGGACCCTGCTGTACCCGGCCGATGGCGACGTGGCCGGAGCCGTCGCAGCCGCGGCCTCGCTGCTGCACACCGACGAGATCAAGCCGAAGGAGGCTTCCCAGTGA
- the iolD gene encoding 3D-(3,5/4)-trihydroxycyclohexane-1,2-dione acylhydrolase (decyclizing): MTVAQAVVEFLGRQYTVDSVGGPGGGAYRGRLIPGMFGIFGHGNVAGVGQALKQWQVADPALMPYYQGRNEQAQAHQAVGYARHTRRRQTFAVSTSIGPGSSNLLTGAALATANRLPALLLPSDTFATRAADPVLQQLEQPHGYDITVNDAFRPLSKYFDRVNRPEQLFSALLHGLRVLTDPAETGAVTIALPQDVQAEVFDVPEEFLAEREWRIRRPEPEAEDIAEAARRIRAAERPVIIAGGGVLYAFATEQLRAFAEATGIPVGWTQAGVGSLAWDHPQALGAVGSTGTTAANALVRDADLVIGIGTRYEDFTTASRTAFQAPGVKFVNINVAPIDAYKHGTSLPIVADARKALAALTTALGGYRVGGELERVVADEKARWDDTVDAAFAEDHQPLVSQNAIIGAVNRAMDPRDVVICAAGSLPGDLHKMWRIRDPFGYHVEYAYSCMGYEIPGGLGVKRAALDAAARPSAEGGEENRDVVVMVGDGSYLMMHTELVTAVAEGIKLITVLIQNHGYASIGALSEQLGSQRFGTKYRTLDHEHHTFDDGEKLPIDLATNAESLGVTVYRIEPGPNAIADLEAAIGKAKAAPEGSGPIVIHIESDPLVDAPSSESWWDVPVSGASELESTKAAFATYVDHKSRQRPLIG, translated from the coding sequence ATGACCGTCGCCCAGGCGGTCGTCGAGTTCCTCGGCCGCCAGTACACGGTCGACTCCGTCGGCGGCCCGGGCGGCGGGGCTTACCGCGGCCGGCTCATCCCCGGCATGTTCGGCATCTTCGGGCACGGCAACGTGGCCGGCGTGGGACAGGCCCTCAAGCAGTGGCAGGTCGCCGACCCGGCCCTGATGCCGTACTACCAAGGCCGCAACGAGCAGGCCCAGGCCCACCAGGCCGTCGGCTACGCCCGCCACACCCGCCGCCGCCAGACCTTCGCGGTCTCGACCTCGATCGGCCCGGGCTCGTCGAATCTGCTCACCGGCGCGGCCCTCGCCACGGCGAACCGCCTGCCGGCCCTGCTCCTGCCCTCGGACACGTTCGCGACCCGCGCCGCGGACCCGGTCCTGCAGCAGCTCGAGCAGCCGCACGGCTACGACATCACCGTCAACGACGCGTTCCGGCCGCTCTCGAAGTACTTCGACCGCGTGAACCGGCCCGAGCAGCTCTTCTCGGCCCTCCTGCACGGCCTGCGTGTGCTCACCGATCCGGCCGAGACCGGCGCCGTGACCATCGCCCTGCCGCAGGACGTCCAGGCAGAGGTCTTCGACGTCCCCGAGGAGTTCCTCGCCGAGCGCGAGTGGCGCATCCGACGCCCCGAGCCCGAGGCGGAGGACATCGCCGAGGCCGCCCGCCGCATCCGCGCCGCCGAGCGCCCGGTCATCATCGCCGGCGGCGGCGTGCTGTACGCGTTCGCCACCGAGCAGCTGCGCGCGTTCGCCGAGGCCACCGGCATCCCGGTCGGGTGGACCCAGGCCGGCGTCGGCTCCCTCGCGTGGGACCACCCGCAGGCCCTCGGCGCGGTCGGCTCCACCGGCACGACGGCGGCCAATGCCCTCGTGCGGGACGCCGACCTCGTCATCGGCATCGGCACCCGCTACGAGGACTTCACCACCGCCTCCCGCACCGCGTTCCAGGCCCCCGGCGTGAAGTTCGTGAACATCAACGTCGCCCCGATCGACGCCTACAAGCACGGCACCTCGCTGCCGATCGTCGCCGACGCCCGCAAGGCGCTCGCCGCGCTCACGACGGCGCTCGGCGGCTACCGCGTCGGAGGCGAGCTCGAGCGCGTGGTCGCCGACGAGAAGGCCCGCTGGGACGACACGGTGGACGCCGCGTTCGCCGAGGACCACCAGCCCCTGGTGTCCCAGAACGCGATCATCGGCGCGGTCAACCGCGCGATGGACCCGCGCGACGTCGTGATCTGCGCCGCGGGCTCCCTCCCGGGCGACCTGCACAAGATGTGGCGCATCCGCGACCCGTTCGGCTACCACGTCGAGTACGCGTACTCCTGCATGGGCTACGAGATCCCCGGCGGCCTCGGCGTCAAGCGCGCTGCCCTCGACGCCGCGGCACGCCCCAGTGCGGAAGGCGGGGAGGAGAACCGCGACGTCGTCGTCATGGTCGGCGACGGCTCCTACCTCATGATGCACACCGAGCTCGTCACCGCCGTGGCGGAGGGCATCAAGCTCATCACCGTGCTCATCCAGAACCACGGCTACGCCTCCATCGGCGCGCTGTCCGAGCAGCTCGGTTCGCAGCGCTTCGGCACCAAGTACCGCACGCTGGACCACGAGCACCACACGTTCGACGACGGCGAGAAGCTCCCGATCGACCTCGCCACGAACGCCGAGAGCCTCGGCGTCACCGTGTACCGGATCGAGCCGGGGCCCAACGCGATCGCCGACCTCGAGGCTGCGATCGGCAAGGCCAAGGCGGCCCCCGAGGGCAGCGGCCCGATCGTGATCCACATCGAGTCCGATCCGCTGGTGGACGCCCCCAGCTCCGAGTCCTGGTGGGACGTGCCCGTCTCCGGCGCCTCCGAGCTCGAGTCCACCAAGGCGGCCTTCGCCACCTACGTCGACCACAAGTCCCGCCAGCGGCCCCTCATCGGCTGA
- a CDS encoding tautomerase family protein: MPLVRIDVAAGRTPEQLARISRAIHEAILAEYRIPERDYFHIVTEHAPGQIVAQDAGLGFERSSGVVMVQIFTQGGRSQEAKGALFAAVARNLGDAGVAGEDVFIGYVENTAGDWSFGFGRAQYVTGELAVPAR; this comes from the coding sequence ATGCCTCTCGTCCGCATCGACGTCGCCGCAGGCCGCACCCCCGAACAGCTCGCACGCATCAGCCGGGCCATCCACGAGGCCATCCTCGCCGAGTACCGCATCCCCGAGCGCGACTACTTCCACATCGTCACCGAGCACGCTCCCGGCCAGATCGTGGCGCAGGACGCGGGCCTGGGCTTCGAGCGCTCCAGCGGCGTGGTCATGGTCCAGATCTTCACGCAGGGCGGTCGGAGCCAGGAGGCCAAGGGGGCGCTCTTCGCGGCCGTGGCCCGCAACCTCGGCGACGCCGGCGTCGCCGGGGAGGACGTGTTCATCGGCTACGTCGAGAACACTGCCGGCGACTGGTCCTTCGGGTTCGGCCGCGCGCAGTATGTCACCGGAGAGCTGGCGGTCCCGGCCCGGTGA
- the iolC gene encoding 5-dehydro-2-deoxygluconokinase, with the protein MTYDVLTMGRISVDIYPNDIGVGLADVTSFGKYLGGSPSNVAVAAARHGRATAVVTRTGDDPFGEYLHRELAKFGVDDRFVTPVAGLQTPATFCAIMPATHEFPLYFYGRFPTAPDLQIRAEELDLEAIRDARIFWSTVTGLCQEPSRSAHIAAHEARPRTGLAEGQFTVLDLDYRPMFWDSEDAAREQVARVLPHVTVAIGNEEECAVAVGHGTPDEQADRLIAAGVEIAVVKLGPEGVMAKTRSERVVSAPVPVETLNGLGAGDSFGGAFCHGLLAGWPLAQVLDYANAAGAIVASRLSCADAMPTPAEVTSLLAERGRLVPEAVAR; encoded by the coding sequence GTGACCTACGACGTTCTCACGATGGGGCGCATCAGCGTCGACATCTACCCCAATGACATCGGCGTCGGCCTGGCGGACGTGACGAGCTTCGGAAAGTACTTGGGCGGCTCGCCGTCGAACGTCGCCGTCGCCGCCGCGCGCCACGGCCGCGCCACCGCCGTGGTGACCCGCACCGGCGATGACCCGTTCGGCGAGTACCTCCACCGCGAGCTGGCGAAGTTCGGCGTGGACGACCGGTTCGTGACCCCTGTCGCCGGCCTGCAGACCCCAGCGACGTTCTGCGCGATCATGCCGGCCACGCACGAGTTCCCGCTCTACTTCTACGGCCGCTTCCCCACGGCCCCGGACCTGCAGATCCGGGCCGAGGAACTCGACCTCGAGGCGATCAGGGACGCGAGGATCTTCTGGTCCACCGTGACGGGCCTGTGCCAGGAGCCCAGCCGCTCCGCGCACATCGCCGCCCACGAGGCCCGCCCCCGCACCGGGCTCGCCGAGGGCCAGTTCACCGTCCTCGACCTCGACTACCGCCCCATGTTCTGGGATTCCGAGGACGCCGCCCGCGAGCAGGTCGCCAGGGTCCTGCCGCACGTGACGGTCGCGATCGGCAACGAGGAGGAGTGCGCGGTCGCCGTAGGCCACGGCACCCCGGACGAGCAGGCGGACCGCCTCATCGCCGCGGGCGTCGAGATCGCCGTGGTCAAGCTCGGCCCCGAGGGCGTCATGGCCAAGACGCGTTCCGAGCGCGTGGTCTCCGCCCCCGTCCCCGTCGAGACGCTCAACGGCCTCGGCGCCGGCGACTCGTTCGGCGGGGCGTTCTGCCACGGCCTGCTGGCCGGCTGGCCGCTGGCCCAGGTCCTCGACTACGCCAACGCCGCCGGCGCGATCGTCGCCTCACGGCTCTCGTGCGCCGACGCGATGCCGACGCCGGCCGAGGTCACCTCGCTGCTGGCCGAACGCGGCCGGCTCGTCCCCGAGGCGGTGGCCCGGTGA
- a CDS encoding sugar phosphate isomerase/epimerase family protein, with product MTENTLIIGTAPDSWGVWFADDPKQTPWERFLDEVAEAGYRWIELGPYGYLPTDPSRLADELKARNLQVSAGTVFTAFHRGRDQWEEAWAPARQVAELTAAMGGEHIVVIPAMWRDDVTGEAVENEVLTPEQWDSLFTGHDELGRRLSEQFGLRQQFHSHADSHVQGQADIERLLENTDPGLLSLCLDTGHAEYGGANSVDLIRKYPERIGYLHLKQIDPDVLVRVRAENMTWAAANTAGVMAEPPSGLPDLREVIEAVEALDRPIFGIVEQDMYPVAFDVPLPIAKRTRNYLLSCGSRTRV from the coding sequence ATGACTGAGAACACGCTCATCATCGGCACCGCGCCGGATTCCTGGGGCGTCTGGTTCGCCGACGACCCAAAGCAGACCCCCTGGGAGCGCTTCCTGGACGAGGTGGCCGAGGCCGGCTACCGCTGGATCGAACTGGGCCCCTACGGCTACCTCCCCACCGATCCGTCCCGCCTCGCGGACGAGCTCAAGGCCCGCAACCTCCAGGTGTCGGCCGGCACGGTGTTCACGGCCTTCCACCGGGGACGCGACCAGTGGGAGGAGGCGTGGGCGCCGGCCCGCCAGGTCGCCGAGCTCACCGCGGCGATGGGCGGCGAGCACATCGTCGTCATCCCGGCGATGTGGCGCGACGACGTCACGGGCGAGGCGGTCGAGAACGAGGTCCTCACCCCCGAGCAGTGGGACTCCCTGTTCACGGGCCACGACGAGCTGGGGCGCCGCCTGTCCGAGCAGTTCGGCCTCAGGCAGCAGTTCCACTCCCACGCGGACTCCCACGTCCAGGGGCAGGCGGACATCGAGAGGCTGCTCGAGAACACCGATCCCGGGCTGCTCTCCCTGTGCCTGGACACGGGCCACGCGGAGTACGGCGGCGCGAACAGCGTGGACCTCATCCGCAAGTACCCCGAGCGCATCGGCTACCTCCACCTGAAGCAGATCGACCCGGACGTCCTCGTAAGGGTCCGCGCCGAGAACATGACCTGGGCGGCGGCCAACACCGCCGGCGTCATGGCCGAGCCGCCGTCGGGGCTGCCCGACCTGCGCGAGGTCATCGAGGCGGTCGAGGCGCTCGACCGCCCCATCTTCGGCATCGTCGAGCAGGACATGTACCCGGTGGCGTTCGACGTCCCGCTCCCGATCGCCAAGCGCACCCGCAACTACCTCCTCTCGTGCGGTTCCCGCACGCGAGTCTGA
- a CDS encoding MFS transporter codes for MTRRISRTAALALIAVGLMSLNSRAPVVALGPVLGDIQRDTGLSSAVVGLLASIPVLCFGLVTPAAAWLMGRIGINHAVLYFFGGLAAGVAIRSFGGAPGALLGTVVIGMAMTIVNVATPLLVGRDFPLRAALMTGVTTAAVNVGTTLASALTAPLAAAIGWQGSLVSWLGLTAIAAGAWFFVFPPGKDGPRWSDADFPGRLAKEALRRRAELKAAQAQPGTETGPLPLAPAPGISPANRRMMWLFTVTFALHNVGYYAMTLWLPSYLVQTQGMTPSGAGLGASLLQVFAIAGPLLVPALAHLFGWGPMRLFALVAACWVVLPAGLLLAPGLWVLWAVLGGIAQGGTFTVVFTVVINRARSLDENRRMTALIQSVGYAVASTGPIIMGGLHEAAGNWQAPLALVLGALVVMVASGFLAIRTRGASPRRA; via the coding sequence GTGACCCGCCGGATCAGCCGCACCGCGGCGCTGGCACTGATCGCCGTCGGCCTCATGTCCCTCAATTCCCGGGCCCCCGTGGTCGCCCTCGGCCCCGTGCTGGGCGACATCCAGCGCGACACGGGCCTGAGCTCCGCGGTCGTCGGCCTCCTCGCCTCGATCCCCGTGCTGTGCTTCGGGCTCGTGACCCCGGCCGCGGCGTGGCTCATGGGCAGGATCGGCATCAACCACGCGGTCCTGTACTTCTTCGGCGGCCTGGCCGCGGGCGTCGCCATCCGCTCGTTCGGGGGCGCGCCCGGGGCGCTGCTCGGCACCGTGGTGATCGGCATGGCGATGACGATCGTCAACGTGGCCACGCCGCTGCTCGTGGGGCGCGACTTCCCCCTCCGCGCGGCGCTCATGACCGGGGTCACGACCGCGGCCGTGAACGTCGGCACCACCCTCGCGTCCGCGCTCACCGCTCCCCTCGCCGCGGCGATCGGCTGGCAGGGCTCGCTCGTCTCGTGGCTCGGCCTCACGGCCATCGCGGCGGGCGCCTGGTTCTTCGTCTTCCCGCCGGGCAAGGACGGCCCCCGCTGGTCCGACGCCGACTTCCCCGGCCGGCTCGCCAAGGAGGCCCTGCGGCGCCGGGCGGAGCTCAAGGCGGCGCAGGCACAGCCCGGAACTGAGACCGGCCCGCTTCCCCTCGCCCCGGCGCCCGGCATCAGCCCCGCCAACCGGCGCATGATGTGGCTGTTCACCGTGACCTTCGCCCTGCACAATGTGGGCTACTACGCCATGACCCTGTGGCTGCCCAGCTACCTGGTCCAGACCCAGGGGATGACCCCGTCCGGCGCCGGCCTCGGCGCAAGCCTCCTGCAGGTGTTCGCCATCGCGGGCCCCCTGCTGGTCCCGGCCCTGGCCCACCTGTTCGGGTGGGGACCGATGCGCCTGTTCGCCCTCGTGGCGGCGTGCTGGGTCGTGCTCCCCGCCGGGCTGCTCCTGGCGCCCGGCCTGTGGGTCCTGTGGGCGGTGCTGGGCGGAATCGCCCAGGGCGGCACGTTCACCGTCGTGTTCACCGTGGTCATCAACCGGGCCCGCTCGCTCGACGAGAACCGCCGGATGACGGCGCTCATCCAGTCCGTCGGCTACGCGGTCGCCTCGACCGGCCCCATCATCATGGGCGGCCTCCACGAGGCGGCGGGCAACTGGCAGGCGCCGCTCGCGCTCGTCCTCGGCGCGCTCGTGGTCATGGTCGCCTCGGGCTTCCTCGCGATCCGCACCCGCGGCGCCTCGCCGCGGCGGGCCTGA
- a CDS encoding CoA-acylating methylmalonate-semialdehyde dehydrogenase — MTVKTIPHFLNGEETQGVGERTQPVFNPATGEQTGELRLADAADLEAAVANARKAAESWGEVSLSRRTAVLFRFRELVAAHVEDLAALVTAEHGKVISDAKGEIGRGLEVIEFACGIPQLLKGAYSDQASTGIDVFSYRQPVGVVAGITPFNFPVMVPLWMAPVAIATGNAFILKPSERDPSASLLLARLWTEAGLPDGVFQVLHGGKETVDGLLTHPDVDAISFVGSTPIAKYVHETATAHGKRVQALGGAKNHAIILPDADMDNAADHLAAAAFGSAGERCMAISVAVAVGEAADALVGKVADRAQAVQVAEGTEPDAEMGPIITAASRDRMASIVTAAADAGAALVVDGREFTVPGKEGGNWFGPTVLDQVGTDMEAYTEEIFGPVLSVVRVETVEEAIELINANPYGNGTAIFTSSGSNARKFHRGVHVGMIGVNVPIPVPVAYHSFGGWKNSLFGDKHIYGEEGVAFYTRAKVITQRWPEPTHASGATYNFPSN, encoded by the coding sequence ATGACTGTCAAGACCATTCCGCATTTCCTCAACGGCGAGGAGACCCAGGGCGTCGGCGAGCGGACGCAGCCGGTGTTCAACCCGGCCACGGGGGAGCAGACGGGCGAGCTGCGCCTGGCGGACGCGGCCGACCTGGAGGCCGCGGTCGCGAACGCCCGCAAGGCCGCCGAGTCCTGGGGGGAGGTCTCCCTGTCCCGGCGGACCGCGGTGCTGTTCAGGTTCCGCGAGCTGGTCGCCGCCCACGTGGAGGACCTCGCGGCCCTGGTCACGGCCGAGCACGGCAAGGTGATCTCCGACGCCAAGGGCGAGATCGGCCGCGGCCTGGAGGTCATCGAGTTCGCCTGCGGCATCCCGCAGCTGCTCAAGGGCGCCTACTCCGACCAGGCCTCCACCGGCATCGACGTCTTCTCCTACCGCCAGCCCGTCGGCGTCGTCGCGGGCATCACCCCGTTCAACTTCCCCGTCATGGTCCCGCTGTGGATGGCCCCGGTCGCGATCGCCACCGGCAACGCCTTCATCCTCAAGCCGTCCGAGCGGGACCCCTCCGCCTCCCTGCTGCTCGCGCGGCTGTGGACCGAGGCCGGCCTGCCGGACGGGGTCTTCCAGGTCCTGCACGGCGGGAAGGAGACCGTCGACGGGCTCCTGACCCACCCCGACGTCGACGCGATCTCCTTCGTGGGCTCGACCCCGATCGCGAAGTACGTCCACGAGACCGCGACCGCGCACGGCAAGCGCGTCCAGGCCCTGGGCGGGGCGAAGAACCACGCGATCATCCTCCCGGACGCGGACATGGACAACGCCGCCGACCACCTCGCCGCCGCCGCGTTCGGCTCCGCCGGGGAGCGGTGCATGGCCATCTCCGTCGCCGTGGCCGTCGGGGAGGCCGCCGACGCCCTCGTGGGCAAGGTCGCCGACCGCGCCCAGGCCGTCCAGGTCGCCGAGGGCACCGAGCCGGACGCGGAGATGGGCCCGATCATCACCGCCGCCTCCAGGGACCGGATGGCCTCCATCGTCACCGCCGCGGCCGACGCCGGCGCCGCCCTGGTCGTGGACGGGCGGGAGTTCACCGTCCCCGGCAAGGAGGGCGGGAACTGGTTCGGGCCCACCGTGCTCGACCAGGTCGGCACGGACATGGAGGCCTACACCGAGGAGATCTTCGGCCCGGTCCTGTCCGTGGTCCGGGTCGAGACGGTCGAGGAGGCCATCGAGCTGATCAACGCCAACCCCTACGGCAACGGCACCGCGATCTTCACCTCCTCCGGCTCCAACGCCCGCAAGTTCCACCGCGGTGTGCACGTGGGCATGATCGGGGTCAACGTCCCCATCCCCGTCCCGGTCGCCTACCACTCCTTCGGCGGCTGGAAGAACTCCCTCTTCGGCGACAAGCACATCTACGGCGAAGAAGGCGTCGCCTTCTACACCCGCGCCAAAGTCATCACCCAGCGCTGGCCCGAACCCACCCACGCCTCCGGCGCCACCTACAACTTCCCCTCCAACTAG